The Megalobrama amblycephala isolate DHTTF-2021 unplaced genomic scaffold, ASM1881202v1 scaffold331, whole genome shotgun sequence genome contains a region encoding:
- the LOC125261121 gene encoding uncharacterized protein LOC125261121 — protein sequence MAAADLLCDSLLRWLENRRECGKKLLELAQELENVTRSSKAGAAKSVASPAVADPAAGTAVSVTSKLVEAGISRSTFNKATELIKEDEKVGKSIQKQLQDLKDRCGGAKLGAHADELECEVVTQLMWALARRNKTLVPLDFLRGFNRATFFRHMTPGGLDPAKASCLICQALGLARSPEITSSLKVSAKEMMKNTGQIGIKAAVKAGSKVPSTINLSMSLYDLIDQCEELVKRKKVAEASKFLRDSAREIPEGQQKLKEQLDAMHEIIQKLFRMKNLIKNLRGYSLTLNQDEKNIMDYIMGTCTDSTVVSWLQGVDQIQFVNLLKFVLNFLNSSSVNLIEPGGNDIDIVFVGHGRIVDQFMPAGGLVPTPNIRDTILYSPWNCSIDPNTAFGIAQGFIQVTDREFYNTNANMVNYEPNPLPQRWNSMRGSLQNIPGIFLAPVTPADNAWAPLLELWRNRTMEIEDRVIMPYAVPQDQVNAFGEIPLYIFIFAASVILMNHGKTATVHLVACLGRGGSTPMPAEWRTQYAYTSDGTYMTMNIGNRNMNSMLFSALRPLFDRNHR from the exons ATGGCGGCAGCAGATCTTTTATGTGATTCTCTCTTGCGCTGGCTGGAGAACCGAAGGGAATGTGGAAAAAAGCTGTTGGAACTGGCACAAGAGCTGGAAAATGTTACTCGGAGTAGCAAAGCTGGAGCTGCCAAATCTGTGGCCAGCCCTGCAGTGGCTGACCCAGCAGCAGGCACTGCAGTCAGCGTCACTTCCAAATTGGTAGAGGCAGGTATCTCCAGGAGTACCTTTAATAAAGCTACTGAATTAATTAAAGAAGATGAGAAGGTTGGGAAGAGCATTCAGAAGCAACTGCAAGATCTGAAGGACCGATGTGGAGGAGCAAAGCTCGGGGCTCATGCTGATGAGTTGGAGTGTGAGGTGGTCACTCAGCTGATGTGGGCTCTGGCCAGAAGGAATAAAACTCTGGTACCCCTGGACTTTCTCAGAGGTTTCAACAGGGCCACGTTCTTTCGTCACATGACACCAGGTGGACTGGATCCAGCCAAGGCCTCGTGCTTAATTTGCCAAGCTCTGGGCCTCGCAAGATCCCCTGAGATCACGAGTAGCCTAAAGGTATCTGCTAAAGAAATGATGAAGAACACTGGACAAATTggtattaaagctgcagttaaAGCAGGATCAAAG GTACCCAGTACGATTAATTTAAGCATGTCTCTGTATGACTTGATTGACCAGTGTGAAGAATTAGTAAAGAGAAAAAAGGTCGCGGAGGCCAGCAAGTTCTTACGGGATTCAGCCAGGGAAATACCGGAAGGCCAACAAAAACTAAAGGAACAGCTGGATGCAATgca CGAAATCATCCAAAAATTGTTCCGAATGAAGAACCTCATCAAGAACTTGCGGGGATATTCTCTCACCCTGAATCAAGATGAAAAGAACATAATGGACTATATCATGGGAACATGTACAGACAGCACAGTTGTCTCCTGGCTTCAGGGAGTAGATCAGATTCAATTTGTAAATCTTCTAAAATTTGTTCTGAACTTTTTAAATTCCAGTTCTGTGAATTTGATAGAGCCTGGCGGAAATGACATAGACATTGTGTTTGTGGGTCATGGCAGAATTGTCGACCAATTTATGCCAGCAGGTGGCCTGGTGCCCACACCTAACATCCGTGACACCATTCTTTACTCTCCGTGGAACTGCAGCATTGATCCTAACACTGCATTTGGAATTGCTCAGGGGTTCATTCAAGTGACAGACAGAGAGTTTTACAATACGAATGCCAATATGGTTAACTATGAGCCGAACCCTTTGCCACAACGCTGGAATAGCATGCGAGGATCTCTCCAGAACATCCCAGGGATCTTTCTAGCCCCTGTGACCCCTGCAGATAATGCATGGGCCCCTCTTTTGGAACTTTGGAGAAATAGAACCATGGAAATAGAAGACCGTGTTATTATGCCATATGCTGTTCCACAAGATCAGGTAAACGCATTTGGAGAGATCCCCCTGTACATATTCATATTTGCGGCGTCAGTTATACTCATGAACCATGGTAAAACAGCTACTGTGCACCTGGTTGCTTGTTTGGGCCGTGGAGGAAGTACACCAATGCCAGCAGAGTGGAGAACACAGTATGCCTACACAAGTGATGGAACCTATATGACTATGAACATTGGTAATAGGAACATGAACTCTATGTTATTCAGTGCCTTAAGACCACTGTTTGACAGAAACCACAGATAA